A single region of the Kocuria rosea genome encodes:
- a CDS encoding FAD-dependent oxidoreductase yields the protein MRIVIVGGVAGGMSAATRLRRLLEDAEITVYERSGHVSFANCGLPYHVGGVIEERSALLLQTPQSLGARFGLDVRVGHEVVGVDRDRHVLRVRDLASGREEERGYDVLVLSPGAVPVRPPVPGIERALVLRDIEDTDAVVAAVEGARSAVVVGGGYVGLEVAEQLVHRGLQVSLVEAAPQVMAPLDPEMVEPVHTLMRERGLDLRLGTTVTEVGERTVTLDDGTELPADVVLAAVGVRPDSTLARAAGLEVGARGGIVVDEHLRTSDPDVYAVGDAVEKRDALDGSATLVALANTANLQGRLVADVIAGMDVSDRPVLGTSVVGVFGLTAAATGWNEKRLRAAGRSYRAIHTHPANHAGYYPGAEGMTLKLLVDPEDDAILGAQGVGGAGVDKRIDVLATAITGGIAAADLAELELAYSPLYGSAKDPVNMLGYIDRNHRDGLVETVQWHELDDRLASGATLLDVRTPGEHTAMPIPGGINIELDRLRDRLDELPEGELVVHCQAGLRGYLAARVLAQHGRDVVNLDGGYLTWAARPDGAAATPSGDDEDRGSPAG from the coding sequence ATGAGAATCGTCATCGTGGGCGGCGTCGCCGGCGGAATGTCCGCGGCCACCCGTCTGCGCCGCCTGCTGGAGGACGCCGAGATCACGGTGTACGAGCGCAGCGGCCACGTGTCCTTCGCCAACTGCGGCCTGCCCTACCACGTGGGCGGCGTCATCGAGGAGCGCTCCGCGCTGCTGCTGCAGACCCCGCAGTCCCTGGGCGCCCGGTTCGGCCTCGACGTCCGGGTGGGGCACGAGGTCGTCGGCGTCGACCGGGACCGGCACGTGCTGCGCGTCCGGGACCTCGCCTCCGGCCGGGAGGAGGAGCGGGGCTACGACGTCCTCGTCCTCTCCCCGGGGGCCGTCCCCGTCCGCCCGCCCGTGCCCGGCATCGAGCGCGCCCTGGTCCTGCGCGACATCGAGGACACCGACGCGGTCGTGGCCGCGGTCGAGGGCGCCCGCTCCGCCGTGGTCGTCGGCGGCGGCTACGTCGGCCTCGAGGTCGCCGAGCAGCTCGTCCACCGCGGCCTGCAGGTCTCCCTCGTCGAGGCCGCCCCCCAGGTCATGGCCCCGCTCGACCCCGAGATGGTCGAGCCCGTGCACACCCTGATGCGCGAGCGCGGGCTCGACCTGCGGCTGGGGACCACGGTCACCGAGGTGGGGGAGCGCACCGTGACGCTCGACGACGGCACCGAGCTGCCGGCCGACGTGGTCCTCGCCGCGGTCGGCGTCCGCCCCGACAGCACGCTGGCCCGGGCCGCGGGGCTGGAGGTCGGGGCGCGCGGCGGCATCGTCGTCGACGAGCACCTCCGCACCTCCGACCCGGACGTCTACGCCGTGGGGGACGCCGTGGAGAAGCGCGACGCCCTCGACGGGTCCGCCACGCTCGTCGCGCTGGCCAACACGGCCAATCTCCAGGGCCGGCTCGTCGCCGACGTGATCGCCGGCATGGACGTCTCCGACCGGCCGGTGCTGGGCACCTCCGTGGTCGGCGTCTTCGGCCTCACGGCCGCGGCCACGGGCTGGAACGAGAAGCGGCTGCGCGCCGCGGGCCGGTCCTACCGGGCGATCCACACGCACCCCGCGAACCACGCCGGCTACTACCCCGGGGCGGAGGGGATGACCCTCAAGCTGCTCGTGGACCCGGAGGACGACGCGATCCTCGGCGCCCAGGGCGTGGGCGGGGCGGGCGTGGACAAGCGCATCGACGTCCTCGCCACGGCCATCACCGGCGGCATCGCGGCCGCCGACCTCGCCGAGCTCGAGCTGGCCTACTCCCCGCTCTACGGCTCCGCCAAGGACCCCGTGAACATGCTCGGCTACATCGACCGCAACCACCGGGACGGGCTCGTCGAGACCGTCCAGTGGCACGAGCTCGACGACCGCCTCGCCTCCGGCGCCACCCTGCTGGACGTCCGCACCCCGGGTGAGCACACGGCGATGCCGATCCCCGGCGGGATCAACATCGAGCTGGACCGGCTGCGGGACCGCCTCGACGAGCTGCCGGAGGGCGAGCTCGTGGTGCACTGCCAGGCCGGCCTGCGCGGCTACCTCGCGGCCCGGGTCCTGGCGCAGCACGGACGGGACGTCGTCAACCTCGACGGCGGCTACCTCACCTGGGCGGCCCGGCCCGACGGCGCCGCGGCGACGCCCTCCGGCGACGACGAGGACCGGGGCTCCCCGGCCGGCTGA
- a CDS encoding glycerophosphodiester phosphodiesterase translates to MRPIVYAHRGASADLPEHTRAAYVQALLDGADGVECDVHLSRDGHLVLHHDAQLGRTSDGRGPVSARTLAELRRLDWTSWKGVRIPPGHGAPGRQLLTLPELLDLLRGAGRPVGLAVETKHPSPFGHRLEEEVLGLLMREGWDPETGRLDDVTVSLMSFHPDAVRHFLETVPARHVCQLVGTTTRRTVGDSLRVGRTAAAVLHAGMRFVVPPALPVISAGLVDLVGPGLDLVRARPDLVRQWRAEGRVLRVWTVDTARDVDLCRALGVQQLTTNRPADVLRWVRAPSGAPLGVPAGVPAAVTGRSRCASTAVG, encoded by the coding sequence GTGCGGCCGATCGTCTATGCGCACCGGGGGGCCAGCGCGGACCTCCCCGAGCACACCCGGGCCGCCTACGTGCAGGCGCTGCTGGACGGCGCCGACGGGGTGGAGTGCGACGTCCACCTCAGCCGCGACGGCCACCTCGTCCTGCACCACGACGCCCAGCTGGGCCGCACGAGCGACGGCCGGGGCCCCGTCTCCGCCCGCACGCTCGCCGAGCTGCGCCGCCTCGACTGGACCTCCTGGAAGGGCGTGCGCATCCCGCCGGGCCACGGGGCGCCGGGCCGTCAGCTGCTCACCCTGCCCGAGCTGCTGGACCTGCTGCGGGGAGCGGGCCGGCCCGTGGGCCTGGCCGTGGAGACGAAGCACCCCAGCCCGTTCGGCCACCGGCTCGAGGAGGAGGTCCTCGGTCTGCTGATGCGGGAGGGCTGGGATCCCGAGACCGGGCGGCTGGACGACGTCACGGTCTCGCTGATGAGCTTCCACCCCGACGCCGTCCGGCACTTCCTGGAGACGGTGCCCGCCCGGCACGTGTGCCAGCTGGTCGGGACGACCACCCGCCGCACGGTCGGGGACAGCCTGCGCGTCGGCCGCACGGCCGCGGCGGTGCTCCACGCCGGGATGCGGTTCGTGGTGCCGCCGGCGCTGCCCGTGATCTCGGCGGGCCTCGTGGACCTGGTGGGCCCGGGGCTGGACCTCGTCCGGGCCCGCCCCGACCTCGTGCGGCAGTGGCGGGCGGAGGGGCGCGTGCTGCGGGTCTGGACGGTCGACACCGCACGGGACGTGGACCTGTGCCGCGCGCTCGGCGTCCAGCAGCTCACCACGAACCGCCCGGCCGACGTGCTGCGCTGGGTGCGGGCGCCCTCCGGGGCCCCGCTCGGCGTCCCGGCCGGCGTCCCGGCGGCCGTCACGGGCCGGTCCCGGTGCGCGAGCACGGCGGTCGGGTAA
- a CDS encoding FAD:protein FMN transferase — protein sequence MPTPIPPRAPDAGAVRAPAPDLQAEAVRLAEHVRRETARAVAPERIDSELSLLNRFAEHEDVDVVLGPVLAGIVAAALLSARLTSGLTDPTTGGAAWRALDGLEPHPAPGIGRLDLDVATRRLRMGRGTVLDLAPVADAWAADRIVRAFTETHPGVALVAEVGAACAVGGPTAAAAALVGAAPAARSADPRTGVEPGVRAALVERGRRGLAVVESPGSVLVDPVTGAVAASPWDRVVVAAQSAVEAQAYARAAHVLGRDAPGWVAACAADGEFTGSRPGSTLRRRLRTPGWPERAGRAAA from the coding sequence ATGCCCACCCCGATCCCGCCCCGCGCCCCGGACGCCGGCGCCGTGCGCGCTCCCGCCCCGGACCTCCAGGCCGAGGCCGTCCGGCTCGCCGAGCACGTGCGCCGCGAGACCGCCCGCGCCGTCGCGCCCGAGCGCATCGACTCGGAGTTGTCCCTGCTGAACCGGTTCGCCGAGCACGAGGACGTCGACGTCGTCCTCGGGCCCGTGCTCGCCGGGATCGTCGCGGCCGCTCTGCTCTCCGCCCGCCTCACGAGCGGGCTCACCGATCCCACCACCGGCGGGGCGGCCTGGCGGGCCCTGGACGGGCTCGAGCCGCACCCGGCGCCCGGGATCGGACGCCTCGACCTGGACGTGGCCACCCGGCGGCTGCGCATGGGCCGCGGCACGGTCCTGGACCTTGCGCCGGTCGCGGACGCGTGGGCGGCGGACCGCATCGTCCGGGCCTTCACGGAGACGCACCCCGGCGTTGCGCTGGTTGCCGAGGTCGGCGCGGCGTGCGCCGTGGGCGGGCCGACCGCCGCGGCCGCCGCCCTCGTGGGCGCCGCCCCGGCGGCACGGAGCGCCGACCCCCGGACCGGTGTGGAGCCCGGGGTACGGGCGGCCCTCGTCGAGCGCGGCCGGCGGGGCCTCGCGGTGGTGGAGAGCCCTGGGAGCGTCCTGGTCGACCCGGTGACCGGCGCCGTCGCGGCGAGCCCGTGGGACCGGGTCGTGGTCGCCGCGCAGAGCGCGGTGGAGGCCCAGGCCTACGCCCGCGCGGCGCACGTGCTGGGACGGGACGCGCCCGGCTGGGTCGCGGCGTGCGCGGCCGACGGTGAGTTCACCGGTTCCCGGCCCGGCAGCACCCTCCGGCGCCGCCTCAGGACACCGGGCTGGCCGGAGCGGGCGGGCCGCGCGGCGGCCTGA
- a CDS encoding pyruvate kinase, which produces MAATARQECAARLHDRVAALVDVVLRARRAAVPQLERVNPRHRGSALNLVDYVAVRSQDVRDLQRDLSGLGVSSLGRMEAGVMSHLGAVLETLRVLAGRPEEDVGAPGPDEPGEPGAEVLRRNTAALLGPGREGRSTRIMVTFPSEAAADPRLVQDMVRAGMDVARINCAHDGPEQWAAMIGHVRAAGQALGREVRVAMDLAGPKLRTGPIEPGPQVEKIKPTRDSGGRVTAPARLWLGEADPAVDDDAPAVPVAGAAWTAARTPGERLRLKDARGSGRTLRVIEATGPGVLVECAKTVYFATGLAVRAEDGTEGVLGELPAVEQSLRVRAGDTVVLTRDLAPAPVRSESPFRIGCSLPEVFTDAREGQPAWIDDGRIRCRITSVGPDEIVLEVLQAGPDGTKLKAGKGINLPETDLRISSLTDEDRTHLPFVAEHADIVNMSFVRSREDVTDLLRELERIGNTALDVTLKIETVGGFESLPAMLLEAMRWQDVGVMIARGDLAVEAGFERMAEVQEEILWLCEAGHVPVVWATQVLESLAKKGLPSRAEVTDAAMGQRAECVMLNKGPFVVDAIEALDDILVRMEGHTRKKSDMLRRLNAWAPVVE; this is translated from the coding sequence ATGGCGGCGACCGCCCGGCAGGAGTGCGCCGCGCGGCTGCACGACCGGGTCGCGGCGCTCGTCGACGTGGTGCTCCGGGCCCGCCGGGCGGCCGTGCCGCAGCTCGAGCGCGTGAACCCCCGCCACCGCGGGTCCGCGCTCAACCTCGTGGACTACGTGGCCGTGCGCAGCCAGGACGTGCGGGACCTGCAGCGGGACCTCAGCGGCCTGGGCGTGTCCTCCCTGGGGCGGATGGAGGCCGGGGTCATGAGCCACCTCGGCGCCGTCCTGGAGACCCTCCGCGTGCTCGCCGGCCGACCGGAGGAGGACGTCGGGGCGCCCGGCCCCGACGAGCCCGGCGAGCCCGGTGCGGAGGTGCTGCGCCGCAACACCGCGGCCCTGCTCGGCCCGGGCCGGGAGGGGCGCAGCACCCGGATCATGGTCACCTTCCCCTCGGAGGCCGCCGCGGACCCCCGGCTCGTCCAGGACATGGTCCGCGCCGGCATGGACGTGGCCCGGATCAACTGCGCGCACGACGGCCCCGAGCAGTGGGCGGCCATGATCGGGCACGTCCGGGCGGCCGGGCAGGCGCTCGGCCGCGAGGTCCGCGTGGCCATGGACCTCGCGGGGCCCAAGCTGCGCACCGGGCCGATCGAGCCCGGTCCGCAGGTCGAGAAGATCAAGCCCACCCGGGACAGCGGCGGCCGGGTGACCGCCCCGGCCCGCCTCTGGCTGGGCGAGGCGGACCCGGCGGTCGACGACGACGCCCCGGCCGTCCCCGTGGCCGGCGCCGCCTGGACCGCGGCCCGCACCCCGGGGGAGCGGCTGCGGCTCAAGGACGCGCGCGGCTCCGGACGGACCCTGCGGGTGATCGAGGCCACCGGGCCCGGCGTGCTCGTCGAGTGCGCCAAGACCGTGTACTTCGCCACGGGCCTGGCCGTGCGGGCCGAGGACGGCACGGAGGGCGTGCTCGGCGAGCTGCCCGCCGTCGAGCAGTCCCTGCGCGTGCGCGCGGGGGACACCGTGGTGCTGACCCGGGACCTCGCACCCGCCCCGGTCCGGTCCGAGAGCCCCTTCCGGATCGGCTGCTCCCTGCCCGAGGTGTTCACGGACGCCCGGGAGGGGCAGCCGGCCTGGATCGACGACGGGAGGATCCGCTGCCGGATCACCTCCGTGGGGCCCGACGAGATCGTGCTGGAGGTGCTGCAGGCGGGCCCCGACGGCACCAAGCTCAAAGCGGGGAAGGGCATCAACCTGCCCGAGACGGACCTGCGCATCTCCTCGCTCACCGACGAGGACCGCACGCACCTGCCGTTCGTGGCCGAGCACGCCGACATCGTCAACATGTCCTTCGTGCGCTCGCGGGAGGACGTGACCGACCTGCTGCGGGAGCTCGAGCGGATCGGCAACACCGCCCTGGACGTCACCCTCAAGATCGAGACCGTGGGCGGCTTCGAGTCCCTGCCCGCGATGCTGCTGGAGGCCATGCGGTGGCAGGACGTGGGCGTCATGATCGCGCGCGGGGACCTCGCGGTCGAGGCCGGGTTCGAGCGGATGGCCGAGGTGCAGGAGGAGATCCTGTGGCTGTGCGAGGCCGGGCACGTGCCCGTGGTCTGGGCCACCCAGGTCCTGGAGTCCCTCGCCAAGAAGGGCCTGCCCTCCCGGGCCGAGGTCACGGACGCGGCGATGGGCCAGCGCGCCGAGTGCGTGATGCTCAACAAGGGACCGTTCGTGGTGGACGCGATCGAGGCCCTCGACGACATCCTCGTGCGGATGGAGGGGCACACCCGCAAGAAGTCGGACATGCTCCGCCGGCTCAACGCGTGGGCGCCCGTCGTCGAGTGA
- a CDS encoding acyl-CoA thioesterase, with protein sequence MAARDTAVLRFLAAPTDAGRTGTVDGGRVLEWIDKAAYACAVGWSRAYCVTAYVGNIHFDRPVCVGDMVEVSAKIVHTGRSSMHIRVEVASADPREHGVTLKDTCLIIMVAVDGDGRPTPVPQWAPETEHERQQSAVTQRRIELRNSIEELMAEQRYTDEGTAEETVLRFLAAPTDINWGGKVHGGTAMRWIDEAAYVCGARWAGRPVIAVYAGGVRFYRPMHIGHLVEVRARLIHTAARGLHISVNCWSGDPATGELALTTNCLMVMVALDDQGHALPARQWQPVSQEDRDLDAFARELVRLRAEFPDSFQQVDPSVSRLPGS encoded by the coding sequence ATGGCCGCACGCGACACCGCCGTTCTCCGCTTCCTCGCCGCCCCGACCGACGCCGGGCGCACCGGCACCGTGGACGGCGGGCGCGTCCTCGAGTGGATCGACAAGGCCGCCTACGCGTGCGCCGTGGGCTGGTCCCGGGCCTACTGCGTGACGGCGTACGTGGGCAACATCCACTTCGACCGCCCGGTGTGCGTGGGGGACATGGTGGAGGTCTCCGCGAAGATCGTGCACACCGGACGGTCCTCGATGCACATCCGGGTGGAGGTCGCCTCCGCGGACCCCCGCGAGCACGGGGTGACCCTCAAGGACACGTGCCTGATCATCATGGTGGCCGTGGACGGGGACGGCCGCCCCACCCCCGTCCCGCAGTGGGCGCCCGAGACGGAGCACGAGCGCCAGCAGTCGGCCGTCACGCAGCGGCGGATCGAGCTGCGCAACAGCATCGAGGAGCTGATGGCGGAGCAGCGGTACACGGACGAGGGCACCGCCGAGGAGACCGTGCTGCGCTTCCTCGCCGCGCCCACGGACATCAACTGGGGCGGGAAGGTGCACGGGGGCACGGCCATGCGCTGGATCGACGAGGCCGCGTACGTGTGCGGGGCCCGGTGGGCGGGCCGGCCGGTCATCGCCGTCTACGCCGGGGGCGTCCGGTTCTACCGGCCCATGCACATCGGCCACCTCGTGGAGGTCCGGGCGCGGCTCATCCACACCGCGGCCCGCGGCCTGCACATCTCCGTGAACTGCTGGTCGGGGGACCCCGCGACCGGCGAGCTCGCCCTGACCACCAACTGCCTCATGGTCATGGTCGCCCTCGACGACCAGGGCCACGCCCTGCCCGCCCGGCAGTGGCAGCCGGTCAGCCAGGAGGACCGGGACCTGGACGCCTTCGCCCGGGAGCTGGTCCGGCTGCGCGCCGAGTTCCCGGACTCCTTCCAGCAGGTCGACCCGTCCGTCTCCCGGCTGCCCGGGAGCTGA
- a CDS encoding IS110 family transposase: protein MPVQERDSIVAEQPLPAVFVGLDVGKSDHHAVAVTSTGKTVYDKALPNDETRLRAILEELAAEHGPVLMVVDQPATIGALPVAVAEATDQVEVAYLPGLAMRRIADLHPGTAKTDARDALIIAEAARTMPHTLRDIRVDEAQIAELAVLAGFDDDLAAQITATSNRLRGMLTQIHPALERVLGPRVTHPAVADLLTRYPTPAKLAAAGRGHVRARLKKHAPRLAEALTEEIFDALGQQSVVVAGTEAAATVVPILAGQLAALIHQRATVATQVEALVEAHPLSAVLTSMPGVGVRTAARILTEVVGKDFRDAGHLASYAGIAPVTRRSGTSIRGEHAAKGGNKRLKRALFLSAFASLNHPPSRAYYDRKRAQGKRHNQAVIALARRRTDVLFAMLRDGTLYQDPTEPRDPSPVALAA, encoded by the coding sequence ATGCCAGTGCAGGAGAGGGATTCGATCGTGGCGGAGCAACCACTGCCGGCGGTGTTCGTCGGCCTCGACGTCGGCAAGTCCGACCACCACGCCGTGGCCGTGACGAGCACCGGGAAGACGGTCTACGACAAGGCCCTGCCCAACGACGAGACCCGGCTGCGGGCCATCCTCGAGGAGCTGGCCGCCGAGCACGGGCCGGTGCTGATGGTCGTAGACCAGCCGGCCACCATCGGGGCGCTGCCGGTGGCCGTCGCCGAAGCCACCGACCAGGTTGAAGTGGCCTATCTGCCCGGACTGGCGATGCGCCGGATCGCGGACCTGCACCCAGGCACGGCCAAGACCGATGCGCGGGATGCCCTGATCATCGCTGAGGCCGCCCGGACCATGCCCCATACCCTGCGCGACATCCGGGTCGACGAGGCCCAGATCGCCGAACTCGCGGTGCTGGCCGGCTTCGACGACGACCTGGCCGCCCAGATCACCGCCACCTCCAATCGGTTGCGCGGGATGCTCACCCAGATCCACCCCGCCCTGGAACGGGTCCTCGGGCCGCGGGTGACGCATCCGGCGGTGGCCGACCTGCTCACCCGCTACCCGACCCCGGCCAAGCTGGCCGCGGCCGGGCGGGGCCATGTGCGGGCCCGACTGAAGAAGCACGCACCCCGGCTGGCCGAGGCCCTCACGGAGGAGATCTTCGACGCCCTGGGGCAGCAGAGCGTGGTCGTCGCCGGCACCGAGGCCGCCGCCACCGTCGTCCCGATCCTGGCCGGGCAGCTGGCCGCCTTGATCCACCAGCGCGCCACGGTGGCTACCCAGGTCGAGGCCCTCGTGGAGGCCCACCCTCTTTCCGCGGTCCTGACCTCGATGCCCGGGGTAGGGGTCAGGACCGCCGCGAGGATCCTCACCGAGGTCGTCGGCAAGGACTTCCGAGATGCCGGGCACCTGGCTTCCTACGCCGGGATCGCCCCCGTCACCCGAAGGTCGGGGACCTCGATCCGCGGCGAGCACGCCGCCAAGGGCGGCAACAAGAGATTGAAGCGGGCGCTGTTCCTCTCGGCCTTCGCCTCGCTCAACCACCCGCCCTCACGGGCGTACTACGACCGGAAACGGGCCCAGGGCAAACGCCACAACCAGGCCGTCATCGCCCTGGCCCGCCGACGGACCGACGTGCTCTTCGCGATGCTGCGCGACGGCACCCTCTACCAAGACCCCACCGAGCCACGAGACCCGTCACCGGTGGCCCTGGCCGCTTGA
- a CDS encoding di- and tripeptidase yields MDLNPLNNAFDDEGKPKPAMNKLLDTVLRVQRPVVLGFVKKERADHPDETPEQIARRLEKIYVRSVTMGGGAVGATAVVPGIGTVASLGLSSFAVVGYLEATALYAQAIAELHGVHTEDPEKTRTMVMALMLGEDGRQVMNQILASGTKGRGMMSSWGLMMGKDDSKTFDVSRIIRNMFVKRFLLKQTGAVFGRALPFGVGAIVGGGANLAMSKQVIAATHEAFGPLPTTFPAELGPEERAPRFDDGTSRKGRRGRKADTAAAARGEITGEQ; encoded by the coding sequence ATGGACCTGAATCCCCTGAACAACGCGTTCGACGACGAGGGCAAGCCCAAGCCCGCCATGAACAAGCTCCTCGACACCGTGCTGCGCGTGCAGCGGCCCGTGGTCCTGGGCTTCGTGAAGAAGGAGCGCGCCGACCATCCCGACGAGACGCCCGAGCAGATCGCCAGGCGGCTCGAGAAGATCTACGTCCGGTCCGTGACCATGGGCGGCGGGGCCGTCGGCGCCACCGCGGTGGTCCCCGGCATCGGCACCGTCGCGTCCCTCGGCCTGTCCTCCTTCGCGGTGGTCGGCTACCTCGAGGCCACCGCCCTGTACGCCCAGGCGATCGCCGAGCTGCACGGCGTGCACACGGAGGACCCGGAGAAGACCCGCACCATGGTCATGGCCCTGATGCTCGGCGAGGACGGCCGCCAGGTCATGAACCAGATCCTGGCCAGCGGCACCAAGGGCCGCGGCATGATGTCCTCCTGGGGCCTGATGATGGGCAAGGACGACTCGAAGACCTTCGACGTCAGCAGGATCATCCGCAACATGTTCGTCAAGCGCTTCCTGCTCAAGCAGACCGGCGCCGTGTTCGGCCGCGCCCTGCCGTTCGGCGTGGGCGCGATCGTCGGCGGGGGAGCGAACCTGGCCATGTCCAAGCAGGTCATCGCCGCGACGCACGAGGCGTTCGGGCCGCTGCCCACCACGTTCCCGGCCGAGCTCGGGCCCGAGGAGCGGGCCCCCCGGTTCGACGACGGCACGTCCCGGAAGGGCAGGCGGGGCCGGAAGGCCGACACGGCCGCCGCGGCCCGCGGCGAGATCACCGGGGAGCAGTAG